One genomic window of Haliotis asinina isolate JCU_RB_2024 chromosome 4, JCU_Hal_asi_v2, whole genome shotgun sequence includes the following:
- the LOC137282713 gene encoding sodium-dependent glucose transporter 1A-like: MEVEDSQTPEKKSPCVQFKENLEDPVYKNKFICTLFLFWAYIVLGFAAGQGGPSFQDLMLITNTKLEQASALFTTGAVGYTTGAFVTGIMYDKCNKLLLLAACLVGSAIGTAIIPLCTPLPAMIAVYFIRSFVSAGVETGGNADLIRLWGKDSRVFMQILHFSFAVGGLIAPLVTEPFLAPKLAHAMITTDLSNETHLFQYGDNTTTAYVQELSGLNGTSNNMTIADTEDAPKSQILFAFIITAVLFLSASVPFFVELFLRKVDKNRKPVEEKQDGRQGIPLPVYIITVAMIGAFYFCYCAIEETFMSFLAVFTVEGLDWDKSDGALVTSVFWGSFAAFRFLGIFVIKILSPSSMIILCMVILSASLGAFLICSVFAFHIGIWISSVGVGLATSIIFPTTFTWVEEHVIRVTGKVTSIITICAASAGTSTPLLLGYLMEEVTYLWFSYLLFLMSIILILIHIVLRLQSVFVLKKYHSATRVESPSDLVIPQEKGKMFHPNA, translated from the exons atggAGGTCGAGGACTCGCAGACACCCGAGAAGAAGTCTCCTTGCGTCCAGTTTAAAGAAAATTTGGAAGACCCAGTCTACAAGAACAAGTTCATATGTACATTGTTCCTGTTCTGGGCGTACATTGTCCTG GGTTTTGCTGCTGGCCAGGGCGGCCCTTCCTTCCAGGATCTCATGCTGATCACTAACACCAAGCTGGAGCAAGCCTCTGCCCTGTTCACGACAGGAGCTGTTGGCTACACCACCGGTGCCTTCGTCACCGGGATTATGTACGACAAGTGTAACAAGTTGCTGTTGCTAGCTGCATGTCTGGTTGGCAGCGCCATCGGCACCGCCATCATCCCACTGTGTACGCCGCTGCCGGCGATGATCGCCGTGTACTTCATCAGATCCTTCGTGTCGGCGGGTGTGGAGACAG GAGGCAATGCCGACTTGATTCGACTCTGGGGCAAGGATAGTCGAGTTTTCATGCAGATTCTTCACTTCTCTTTCGCAGTGGGGGGTCTCATAGCCCCTCTGGTGACAGAACCCTTCCTAGCTCCAAAGTTGGCCCACGCCATGATCACAACAGATCTTTCCAATGAGACCCATCTTTTCCAGTACGGGGACAATACAACCACTGCGTACGTCCAGGAACTTTCAGGATTAAATGGCACCAGTAACAACATGACGATTGCAGACACTGAAGATGCTCCGAAATCTCAAATCCTTTTTGCTTTCATAATCACGGCTGTTCTGTTTCTCTCAGCTTCTGTTCCCTTTTTCGTGGAGTTGTTCCTTCGTAAAGTTGACAAGAACAGGAAGCCAGTAGAGGAGAAACAAGATGGCCGTCAAGGAATACCACTTCCGGTCTATATAATAACAGTAGCTATGATTGGGGCGTTCTATTTCTGTTATTGCGCAATAGAGGAGACGTTTATGTCGTTCTTGGCAGTGTTTACTGTGGAAGGGTTGGATTGGGACAAGTCCGATGGTGCTTTGGTTACGTCAGTGTTTTGGGGGAGCTTTGCTGCCTTTCGATTCCTCGGGATctttgtcataaaaatattGTCTCCATCCTCAATGATAATTCTGTGCATGGTAATTCTGTCAGCAAGCTTGGGTGCATTTCTGATCTGCTCTGTCTTTGCGTTTCATATTGGAATTTGGATTTCATCGGTTGGAGTTGGTCTCGCAACATCCATCATATTTCCAACGACCTTCACCTGGGTGGAAGAGCATGTCATCAGGGTCACGGGGAAGGTCACGTCTATCATAACAATATGCGCAGCATCGGCGGGAACATCGACACCACTGTTGCTAGGATACCTGATGGAGGAAGTGACGTATTTGTGGTTCTCGTATTTGCTGTTCTTAATGTCGATTATTCTGATACTAATACATATAGTACTGCGCCTGCAGTCAGTATTTGTGTTAAAGAAGTATCACAGTGCAACTAGAGTTGAATCACCCAGTGATCTGGTTATACCTCAAGAAAAGGGGAAAATGTTTCATCCAAATGCTTGA
- the LOC137282715 gene encoding sodium-dependent glucose transporter 1A-like, with amino-acid sequence MEVEDSQTPEKKSPCVQFKENWEDPVYKNKFICTLFLFWAYIVMGFSAGQGGPSFQDLMLITNSKLEQASALFTSGAVGYTTGAFVTGIMYDKCNKLLLLAACLVGSAIGTAIIPLCTPLPAMIAMYFIRSFVSAGVETGGNADLIRLWGKDGRVFMQILHFSFALGGLIAPLVTEPFLAPKLAHATITTDPSNETHLFQYGDNTTTAYVQELSVLNGTNNNITIADIEDTPKSQILFAFIITAVLFLSASVPFFVELFLRKVDKNRKPVEEKQDGRQGIPLPVYIITVAMIGAFFFCYCAIEETFTAFLAVFVVDGLDWDKSNGALVTSVFWGSFAAFRFLGIFIIKILSPSSMIILCMVILSASLGAFLICSVFAFHTGIWISSVGVGLATSIIFPTTFTWVEEHIIRVTGKVTSAITICAASAGTSTPLLLGYLMEEVTYLWFSYLLFLMSIILIIIHIVLHLQSVFVLKRYHSTARVESPSDLAIPQEKGKMFHPNA; translated from the exons ATGGAGGTCGAGGACTCGCAGACACCCGAGAAGAAGTCTCCTTGCGTCCAGTTCAAAGAAAATTGGGAAGACCCAGTCTACAAGAACAAGTTCATATGTACATTGTTCCTGTTCTGGGCGTACATTGTCATG GGTTTTTCTGCTGGCCAGGGCGGCCCTTCCTTCCAGGATCTCATGCTGATCACTAACAGCAAGCTGGAGCAAGCTTCTGCCCTGTTCACGTCAGGAgctgttggttacaccaccggtGCCTTCGTCACCGGGATTATGTACGACAAGTGTAACAAGTTGCTGTTGCTGGCTGCCTGTCTGGTTGGCAGCGCTATCGGCACCGCTATCATCCCACTGTGTACGCCGCTGCCGGCGATGATCGCCATGTACTTCATCAGATCCTTCGTGTCGGCGGGTGTGGAGACAG GAGGCAATGCCGATTTGATTCGACTCTGGGGCAAGGATGGTCGAGTTTTCATGCAGATTCTTCACTTCTCTTTCGCATTGGGGGGTCTCATAGCCCCTCTGGTGACAGAACCCTTCCTAGCTCCAAAGTTGGCCCACGCCACGATCACAACAGATCCTTCCAATGAGACCCATCTTTTTCAGTACGGGGACAATACAACCACTGCGTACGTCCAGGAACTTTCAGTATTAAATGGCACCAATAACAACATAACTATTGCAGACATTGAAGACACTCCGAAATCTCAAATCCTTTTTGCTTTCATAATCACGGCTGTTCTGTTTCTCTCAGCTTCTGTTCCCTTTTTCGTGGAGTTGTTCCTTCGTAAAGTTGACAAGAACAGGAAGCCAGTAGAGGAGAAACAAGATGGCCGTCAAGGAATACCACTTCCGGTCTATATAATAACAGTGGCTATGATTGGGGCGTTCTTTTTCTGTTATTGCGCGATAGAGGAGACGTTTACGGCGTTCTTGGCAGTGTTTGTTGTGGACGGGTTGGACTGGGATAAGTCCAATGGTGCTTTGGTTACGTCAGTGTTTTGGGGGAGCTTTGCTGCCTTTCGATTTCTGGGGATCTTTATCATAAAGATATTGTCTCCATCCTCAATGATAATTCTGTGCATGGTAATTCTGTCAGCAAGCTTGGGTGCATTTCTGATCTGCTCTGTCTTTGCGTTTCATACTGGAATTTGGATTTCATCAGTTGGAGTTGGTCTCGCAACATCCATCATATTTCCAACGACCTTCACCTGGGTGGAAGAGCATATCATCAGGGTCACGGGGAAGGTCACGTCTGCTATAACAATATGCGCAGCATCGGCGGGAACGTCGACACCACTGTTGCTAGGATACCTGATGGAGGAAGTGACGTATTTGTGGTTCTCATATTTGCTGTTCTTAATGTCGattattttgataataataCATATAGTACTGCATCTGCAGTCAGTATTTGTGTTAAAGAGGTATCACAGTACAGCTAGGGTTGAATCACCCAGTGATTTGGCTATACCTCAAGAAAAGGGGAAAATGTTTCATCCAAATGCTTGA